A window of the Henckelia pumila isolate YLH828 chromosome 3, ASM3356847v2, whole genome shotgun sequence genome harbors these coding sequences:
- the LOC140892426 gene encoding pentatricopeptide repeat-containing protein At1g05600, protein MSIRWPRILNPTQLAQILRGQKNPIKALEIFNEAKCRYPSYRHNGPVYAAMIRILGSAGKLSEMKEVIHQMKDDSCRCQDSLFASVIKTYSKAGLFDEAISLFNSLREFNCVNFTESFNTLLEIMLKESKLEASYHVFLENFKSWEIKNRTRSLNLLIAALCEIKHSDLALQILQEMRYQVCSPNRETYRILMRGLCEEGRVTEGTHLLYSMFWMISQKGCGADVTIYRTLLDTLCDKGEVQEAVKILDKILRKGLKSPKKHRNLDFSSIHNEDELGVRRVKCLINEALIKGGVPSTDSYNAMAVDLYVEGRIAEGDNVLQEMYLKGFRPSLQIFEAKVAALFTAGRIDEAIEVVEMEMTEKNCVPTARLHNIVIKGLCNASESLWAVRYFEKASGKLGCVPNKEMYVNLVNGLCGDCKYMEASQMLEKMLINSFWPGDEVYNELIPGLCLIRKPYIAIMWLEEMLSQAKIPDIAVWCSLVSSVCYESIQAQVLSAILEE, encoded by the coding sequence ATGAGTATAAGATGGCCGAGGATTTTGAACCCTACCCAGCTCGCACAGATACTTCGGGGCCAGAAAAACCCAATAAAGGCTTTGGAAATTTTCAATGAAGCTAAATGCAGATATCCAAGTTACCGCCACAATGGTCCTGTCTATGCGGCGATGATCAGAATCCTAGGAAGTGCTGGAAAATTGTCAGAGATGAAAGAAGTTATCCATCAAATGAAAGATGACTCTTGCCGGTGTCAAGATTCACTTTTTGCGAGCGTAATCAAAACTTATTCGAAAGCTGGTTTGTTCGATGAAGCAATCTCTCTATTCAATAGTCTTCGGGAATTCAATTGTGTAAACTTTACGGAATCTTTCAATACTCTGTTAGAAATAATGTTGAAAGAATCCAAGCTAGAAGCTTCTTATCATGTTTTCTTAGAGAATTTCAAAAGCTGGGAAATCAAGAATCGGACCCGTTCCTTGAACTTATTGATTGCTGCTCTTTGTGAGATAAAACACTCGGACCTTGCTTTACAGATTTTGCAAGAAATGCGTTACCAAGTATGCTCTCCGAATAGGGAAACCTATAGGATTTTAATGAGGGGTTTGTGTGAAGAAGGAAGAGTTACTGAAGGTACTCATTTGTTGTACTCGATGTTTTGGATGATTTCCCAGAAGGGCTGTGGTGCTGATGTCACTATTTATAGAACGCTATTGGATACTTTGTGTGACAAGGGAGAAGTTCAAGAGGCTGTCAAAATTCTTGATAAAATCTTGAGGAAAGGTCTCAAGTCTCCAAAAAAACATCGCAATCTTGATTTTAGTAGTATTCATAATGAAGATGAACTTGGTGTTCGACGGGTAAAATGTTTGATAAATGAGGCTTTGATCAAAGGTGGAGTTCCTAGTACAGATAGTTATAACGCAATGGCAGTCGATCTTTATGTGGAAGGAAGGATTGCCGAAGGAGACAACGTGCTCCAAGAAATGTATCTAAAGGGCTTTAGGCCATCTTTGCAAATATTTGAAGCTAAAGTAGCAGCTTTATTTACAGCAGGTAGAATCGATGAAGCAATAGAAGTAGTTGAAATGGAAATGACAGAGAAGAATTGTGTTCCAACTGCTAGGTTGCATAATATTGTGATAAAGGGATTGTGCAACGCGAGTGAATCTTTGTGGGCAGTAAGGTATTTCGAGAAAGCGTCTGGGAAACTTGGTTGCGTTCCTAATAAAGAAATGTACGTTAATCTTGTTAACGGACTATGCGGGGATTGCAAATACATGGAAGCAAGTCAGATGTTGGAAAAGATGCTTATTAACTCGTTCTGGCCTGGAGATGAAGTATACAATGAACTTATTCCGGGTCTTTGCTTGATAAGAAAGCCGTACATTGCTATTATGTGGTTAGAGGAGATGCTTAGCCAAGCTAAAATCCCGGATATAGCTGTGTGGTGTTCGTTGGTATCTTCTGTATGTTACGAGAGCATTCAGGCTCAGGTTTTGTCTGCGATTCTAGAGGAGTAA
- the LOC140889797 gene encoding tetraspanin-15 produces the protein MAENTENNNPPDALAITVTEEKIINNNDPKVLEQNPESTSKPPVKKSLQVRHLVLPIALVTFLLSLPFLFQAIWLIYVQQYECEGILKSLPRLQLVIAIGLIVTFFLSNGVVYSRTRFPAPGLILVMVPLVVMFIVGSSFGGSFKMETRQIPASPRWLKTKVNSNSNWITIKSCLYDTRICRDLEARSYNLKFDDFSTSKLSPLESGCCKPPTICEMEYVSATCWNKTNKEMYTGGRGSDMDMGYDEDCDFWRNDDTVLCYDCHHCKEGFLRTLEGKWLKLGTFLVVLSVLLMISHLLLFIGTMLEQSGG, from the exons ATGGCAGAAAACACTGAAAATAATAATCCCCCAGATGCATTAGCAATCACAGTCACAGAAGAAAAGATTATTAATAACAATGACCCAAAAGTACTGGAACAAAACCCGGAATCGACATCCAAGCCGCCAGTGAAAAAATCGCTTCAAGTGAGGCATCTTGTGCTCCCAATAGCCTTGGTCACTTTCCTTCTTTCGCTTCCATTCCTTTTCCAAGCGATATGGCTTATCTACGTGCAACAATACGAATGCGAAGGGATCTTGAAAAGTTTGCCAAGATTGCAACTTGTGATAGCCATTGGTTTGATCGTAACGTTCTTCCTTAGCAATGGTGTTGTATACTCGAGGACTCGGTTCCCCGCCCCAGGGCTCATCTTGGTGATGGTTCCACTGGTGGTGATGTTCATTGTTGGGAGTAGTTTTGGGGGAAGTTTTAAGATGGAGACTCGACAAATCCCGGCTTCTCCTAGGTGGCTCAAGACCAAGGTCAATAGTAACAGCAATTGGATTACTATCAAGTCTTGCTTGTATGATACAAGGATATGCAGGGATTTGGAAGCTAGATCATATAACCTCAAGTTTGATGATTTCAGCACAAGTAAATTGTCTCCCCTTGag TCGGGTTGCTGCAAACCACCAACTATATGCGAAATGGAATACGTGAGCGCGACTTGTTGGAACAAAACCAACAAAGAAATGTACACAGGCGGCAGGGGCTCGGACATGGATATGGGCTACGACGAAGATTGCGATTTTTGGAGGAACGATGATACAGTTTTATGCTACGATTGCCATCATTGCAAGGAGGGGTTTCTACGAACGTTGGAGGGTAAATGGTTGAAACTTGGGACGTTTCTTGTTGTTTTGTCTGTGTTACTTATGATCTCACATCTCCTGCTCTTTATTGGTACAATGTTGGAGCAGAGTGGAGGCtag